The following proteins come from a genomic window of Microbacterium sp. SY138:
- a CDS encoding endonuclease/exonuclease/phosphatase family protein, which translates to MTSPSRPKRGRLALLGAAIALAGILVGPPAHAADGSLAVDSPSIAIEETVTFTFDAGTAVHDRNWIGIYRDGVVPGGPASLDWRYVPTAAGEVTWNPSTREGWTRNSSTMGAGEYDVYLLEDDGYNVLAGPIDLTVTDDDAEPPVTPAEPKSEIEGKSGLNVLTFNVWHGGTQVADGARQIADIITQTDADVTFLPEVGQAPAQVAALLGYQHLTATDTGIVSRYPILSTDTVGRWWSKAVLDVNGSEVVVYGGHLEYRWYTTYLPRGYGGEVLGDWPAGWNTWNKLGAPVTDVEAILKANEQSGRPAAAADLVADIDAERAAGRLAIVGGDFNEPPSQDWTAATAGLFDHNGVVVPWQTTQTLLDGGLIDAFRTVHPDPVANPGFTWPSDNPLFPTSSLTWAPEADERDRIDYIFATPDRRLSIDGAAVVGPQSSIVRNARVVDDSADEIITPDAVWPSDHKAVLANFTVCDEGCAKPEPEPEQPNVQLGAASVAAGSDVTISGTDFPATTALRIELRSTPMPLGTATTDASGAFRATVTVPADASPGAHSIVVIDPDGAETTVALTVTASIGGESPGGTPGGAPGTGGAAAPGSGGFTVDPTGGADPASAACRHRPIPIPIPIAEQMRRGQEFTRMISCW; encoded by the coding sequence ATGACCTCCCCCTCCCGGCCGAAGCGAGGACGACTCGCTCTCCTCGGCGCCGCCATCGCTCTCGCCGGAATCCTCGTGGGCCCGCCCGCACATGCGGCGGACGGATCGCTCGCGGTCGACTCCCCGAGCATCGCGATCGAGGAAACCGTGACCTTCACGTTCGATGCCGGCACGGCTGTTCACGACCGCAACTGGATCGGGATCTATCGCGACGGCGTGGTGCCCGGTGGTCCGGCGTCCCTGGACTGGCGATACGTTCCCACCGCGGCGGGTGAGGTCACCTGGAACCCTTCGACGCGTGAGGGGTGGACCCGCAACTCGTCGACGATGGGAGCGGGGGAGTACGACGTCTATCTCCTCGAGGACGACGGCTACAACGTGCTCGCCGGACCCATCGACCTCACCGTCACGGACGATGACGCCGAGCCGCCCGTCACGCCTGCTGAGCCGAAGTCGGAGATCGAGGGGAAGAGCGGCCTCAACGTGCTGACGTTCAATGTGTGGCACGGCGGCACGCAGGTCGCCGACGGGGCACGGCAGATCGCCGACATCATCACGCAGACCGATGCCGATGTGACGTTCCTGCCCGAGGTGGGTCAGGCTCCCGCCCAGGTCGCGGCACTGCTCGGGTATCAGCACCTCACTGCGACCGACACCGGAATCGTCTCGCGGTATCCGATTCTCTCGACGGACACGGTCGGGCGCTGGTGGTCGAAAGCGGTGCTCGATGTGAACGGCTCCGAGGTGGTCGTCTACGGCGGTCACCTGGAGTACCGCTGGTACACGACCTACCTTCCGCGGGGGTACGGCGGCGAGGTCCTCGGTGACTGGCCGGCCGGCTGGAACACCTGGAACAAGCTCGGCGCTCCCGTGACCGATGTCGAGGCGATCCTGAAGGCGAACGAGCAGTCCGGCCGCCCCGCTGCGGCTGCGGATCTCGTCGCCGACATCGACGCCGAGCGAGCGGCGGGACGACTCGCCATCGTGGGCGGAGATTTCAACGAACCACCCTCGCAGGACTGGACGGCTGCCACCGCCGGTCTCTTCGATCACAACGGCGTCGTCGTCCCCTGGCAGACGACGCAGACGCTGCTCGACGGGGGACTGATCGACGCCTTCCGCACGGTGCACCCCGACCCGGTGGCGAACCCGGGCTTCACCTGGCCTTCGGACAACCCCCTGTTCCCCACGTCATCGCTCACCTGGGCGCCGGAAGCGGATGAGCGCGACCGTATCGACTACATCTTCGCGACGCCGGACCGGCGGCTCTCGATCGACGGAGCGGCCGTGGTCGGTCCACAGTCGAGCATCGTGCGCAACGCCCGCGTCGTCGACGACAGCGCCGATGAGATCATCACTCCGGATGCCGTCTGGCCCTCCGATCACAAGGCTGTCCTGGCGAACTTCACGGTCTGCGACGAGGGGTGCGCGAAGCCCGAGCCCGAGCCCGAGCAGCCGAACGTGCAGCTCGGCGCGGCCTCGGTCGCTGCAGGAAGCGACGTCACGATCTCGGGTACCGATTTCCCCGCCACGACCGCGCTGCGGATCGAGCTGCGTTCGACTCCGATGCCGCTCGGGACGGCGACGACGGATGCGTCGGGCGCGTTCCGTGCGACCGTCACCGTTCCCGCGGACGCATCCCCCGGGGCTCACAGCATCGTCGTCATCGACCCCGATGGTGCGGAGACGACCGTCGCGCTCACCGTGACCGCTTCTATCGGTGGCGAATCGCCAGGGGGTACCCCGGGCGGCGCACCCGGCACCGGGGGAGCCGCAGCCCCCGGATCCGGGGGCTTCACGGTTGATCCGACGGGCGGTGCCGACCCGGCCTCGGCGGCGTGCCGGCATCGCCCGATCCCGATTCCGATCCCGATTGCGGAGCAAATGCGCCGAGGTCAGGAGTTCACGCGGATGATCTCCTGCTGGTAG
- a CDS encoding VOC family protein, with protein MPGFHHVELWIADLDAVRAEWRWILQRLGFTLDSEWPGGESWVADSAYLTLTTSPNLSGSTHDRRRPGLNHLAFHGGARAAVDALMAQAPAHGWDPLYADRYPHAGGDRHYAGWLENASGFKIEIVADAGPYAP; from the coding sequence ATGCCGGGTTTCCATCACGTCGAACTGTGGATCGCCGATCTCGACGCGGTACGCGCGGAATGGCGCTGGATCCTGCAGCGCCTCGGTTTCACGCTCGACAGCGAATGGCCCGGCGGCGAATCGTGGGTCGCCGACAGCGCCTACCTCACTCTCACGACGTCTCCGAATCTGTCGGGCTCGACGCACGACCGCCGACGTCCCGGACTCAACCATCTCGCGTTCCACGGCGGTGCGCGCGCTGCCGTCGATGCGCTCATGGCGCAAGCACCCGCCCACGGCTGGGATCCGCTCTACGCCGACCGCTATCCGCACGCCGGCGGCGACCGGCACTACGCCGGGTGGCTCGAGAACGCCTCCGGCTTCAAGATCGAGATCGTCGCCGACGCCGGGCCCTACGCTCCATAG
- a CDS encoding phosphoribosyltransferase has product MTDAEIERETLTWDGFGAATRDLARNILDSGFMPEVVVAIARGGLLPAGAIAYGLGAKNCGAINVEFYTGIGTVLDAPEVLPPELDMAYLDGRRVLLVDDVADSGRTLALAVQLLKDKGADVRSVTIYTKPSTIIQPDFAWKDTDLWIDFPWSFRGTVREEDQGLAPSA; this is encoded by the coding sequence ATGACTGATGCAGAGATCGAGCGCGAGACACTCACCTGGGACGGCTTCGGAGCGGCGACGCGCGATCTGGCACGGAACATCCTCGACAGCGGCTTCATGCCCGAGGTCGTCGTGGCCATCGCGCGCGGCGGACTCCTCCCGGCAGGCGCGATCGCCTACGGTCTCGGCGCCAAGAACTGCGGAGCGATCAACGTCGAGTTCTATACCGGCATCGGCACCGTGCTCGACGCACCGGAGGTGCTGCCTCCCGAGCTCGACATGGCGTACCTGGACGGACGCCGCGTGCTGCTCGTCGACGATGTCGCGGATTCGGGTCGCACGCTCGCCCTGGCCGTGCAGCTGCTGAAGGACAAGGGGGCCGACGTGCGGTCGGTCACGATCTACACCAAGCCGTCGACGATCATCCAGCCCGACTTCGCCTGGAAGGACACCGACCTCTGGATCGACTTCCCGTGGTCGTTCCGTGGAACCGTCCGCGAAGAGGATCAGGGGCTCGCGCCCTCCGCCTGA
- a CDS encoding response regulator transcription factor, translated as MVNASSRDIGIRLLIADDQALVRGALGALLELEPDLTVVGMAADGAEAVRLAEELRPDVCLMDIQMPGMDGVEATRRIREVSGGTRILVVTTFARPGYLRSALEAGASGFIVKDTPAEELAEAVRRVQSGLRVLDPALAADSLFDGANPLSDRERQVLRLAVDGRSAAMIAAEVFLSAGTVRNHLSAAIGKTGAANRAQAVRIALDKGWI; from the coding sequence CTGGTGAACGCATCGAGCCGCGACATCGGCATCCGCTTGCTGATCGCCGACGATCAGGCTCTCGTGCGGGGCGCGCTCGGGGCGTTGCTCGAGTTGGAGCCCGACCTCACCGTGGTCGGCATGGCCGCGGACGGGGCGGAAGCCGTGCGACTCGCGGAGGAGCTGCGACCGGACGTGTGCCTCATGGACATCCAGATGCCCGGGATGGACGGAGTCGAGGCGACACGGCGCATCCGCGAGGTGAGCGGGGGCACACGCATCCTCGTCGTGACGACGTTCGCCCGCCCCGGCTACCTGCGCTCCGCCCTGGAGGCCGGTGCCAGCGGGTTCATCGTCAAGGACACGCCCGCCGAGGAACTGGCCGAAGCGGTACGACGCGTGCAGTCCGGCTTGCGCGTGCTCGATCCGGCGCTCGCCGCCGACAGCCTGTTCGACGGCGCGAACCCGCTGAGCGATCGGGAGCGGCAGGTGCTGAGGCTCGCCGTGGACGGACGTTCCGCCGCGATGATCGCCGCGGAGGTGTTCCTGTCAGCGGGAACCGTGCGCAACCACCTCTCCGCGGCGATCGGGAAGACCGGGGCGGCGAACCGTGCGCAGGCGGTGCGGATCGCCCTCGACAAGGGGTGGATCTGA
- a CDS encoding ABC transporter permease, which yields MLVSPTMLRIEGLRQLRNPYTLAFTLAMPVAMYLLFGAGMGYGSLSAGHGNVSFYVMTSMAAYGTAVAMSSLTSLAATEAKQGWGRQLAMTPLTTAGYAVTKLITAVAFAALALVAVFTAGMMTGAEAEDAWRWVATAGIILGIGLMYGLFGLGVGLFFSSDSAAALASISMTFFAFFGNVFMPLDGVMLDIARFTPLYGFVALSRWPLTDGTLTTGQTDPLWMLFLNVAVWLLLFALLVMMGMKRSRARQ from the coding sequence ATGCTCGTCTCACCCACCATGCTGCGCATCGAAGGCCTCCGCCAGCTGCGCAACCCCTATACGCTCGCGTTCACTCTGGCGATGCCGGTCGCGATGTACCTGCTGTTCGGCGCCGGAATGGGCTACGGCTCGCTCTCTGCCGGTCACGGGAACGTCTCCTTCTACGTGATGACCTCGATGGCGGCCTATGGCACGGCGGTCGCCATGAGCTCGCTCACGTCGCTCGCCGCGACGGAGGCCAAGCAGGGGTGGGGACGCCAGCTCGCGATGACCCCGCTCACGACGGCCGGATACGCGGTGACGAAGCTGATCACCGCGGTCGCCTTCGCGGCGCTGGCATTGGTGGCGGTGTTCACCGCCGGGATGATGACCGGTGCCGAGGCGGAAGACGCCTGGCGCTGGGTCGCGACGGCGGGCATCATCCTCGGGATCGGCCTCATGTACGGACTCTTCGGTCTCGGCGTCGGACTGTTCTTCAGCTCCGACTCGGCAGCGGCCCTCGCCTCGATCTCGATGACGTTCTTCGCGTTCTTCGGCAACGTGTTCATGCCGCTCGACGGTGTGATGCTCGACATCGCGCGCTTCACCCCCCTATACGGCTTCGTCGCCCTGAGCCGGTGGCCCCTCACCGACGGGACGCTCACGACGGGACAGACCGATCCGCTCTGGATGCTGTTCCTCAACGTCGCCGTCTGGCTCCTGCTGTTCGCCCTCCTCGTCATGATGGGGATGAAGCGCTCCCGGGCGCGGCAGTAG
- a CDS encoding ABC transporter ATP-binding protein produces MNNSFVDGTATRASARPVTAAPTDEPVVLELSAVKRHFGTGDRRVQAVDGVDLSIRRGEVVALLGPNGAGKTTTLDMLLGLTEPSSGTVRVLGTTPQRATSSGSIGAVLQTGGLLGDLTVGETVRLIASLHGADAFDRVDDVMTRADLEHLARRRVSKCSGGEQQRVKFALAMVSDPDILVLDEPTAGMDVTARRHFWDVMRADADAGRTIVFATHYLEEAEQFARRTVVMHRGTVVADAPTALLRASLGERTVSATVDEDAAVLVTVLSAADGVAGVRLDGDRLSLRTADSDAAARILLDNGAHDLEIAAPTLETAFTALTEN; encoded by the coding sequence ATGAACAACTCCTTCGTGGACGGGACGGCGACGCGGGCCTCCGCTCGACCGGTAACCGCCGCCCCGACCGATGAACCCGTGGTGCTCGAGCTGAGCGCCGTGAAACGACACTTCGGCACGGGCGACCGCCGGGTGCAGGCTGTCGACGGGGTCGACCTGTCGATCCGACGTGGCGAGGTCGTCGCGCTGCTGGGACCGAACGGTGCGGGCAAGACCACCACGCTCGACATGCTTCTCGGGCTCACCGAGCCCAGCAGCGGCACCGTGCGGGTGCTCGGGACGACACCGCAGCGCGCCACTTCCAGCGGTTCGATCGGGGCGGTGCTGCAGACCGGGGGCCTGCTCGGCGACCTGACCGTCGGAGAGACGGTGCGGCTGATCGCTTCTCTCCACGGTGCCGACGCCTTCGACCGGGTGGACGATGTCATGACCCGCGCCGACCTGGAGCATCTCGCCCGCCGAAGGGTCTCGAAGTGCTCCGGTGGTGAGCAGCAGCGCGTGAAGTTCGCGCTCGCGATGGTGTCCGACCCCGACATCCTGGTGCTCGACGAGCCCACGGCGGGAATGGACGTCACGGCCCGGCGGCACTTCTGGGATGTCATGCGGGCGGATGCGGATGCCGGGCGCACGATCGTCTTCGCCACCCACTATCTCGAGGAGGCCGAGCAGTTCGCACGCCGCACCGTGGTGATGCATCGCGGGACGGTCGTCGCCGACGCCCCCACCGCGCTGCTGCGCGCCAGCCTCGGAGAACGGACCGTCTCGGCGACGGTCGACGAAGACGCGGCCGTGCTCGTCACCGTGCTGAGCGCGGCTGATGGTGTCGCCGGCGTGCGGCTCGACGGCGATCGTCTCAGCCTGCGTACCGCTGACTCCGACGCCGCCGCCCGCATCCTGCTCGACAACGGTGCCCATGACCTGGAGATCGCCGCGCCCACCCTCGAGACCGCCTTCACGGCACTGACGGAGAACTGA
- a CDS encoding VOC family protein — protein sequence MDWKIELIFVPVTDVDRSKAFYEKIGFNADWDQTPTEGLRFVQMTPPGSACSIAFGTGLGIDLEPGSQNTIQVVVPDADEALAHLQGLGVSARGVQELDWGRFVSFDDPDGNSWTLQQLPDYGA from the coding sequence ATGGACTGGAAGATCGAACTCATCTTCGTGCCGGTCACCGACGTGGACCGCTCGAAGGCCTTCTACGAGAAGATCGGCTTCAACGCCGATTGGGACCAGACGCCCACCGAGGGACTGCGCTTCGTGCAGATGACGCCACCGGGGTCGGCATGCTCGATCGCGTTCGGCACCGGCCTGGGCATCGACCTCGAGCCGGGCAGCCAGAACACGATCCAGGTCGTGGTCCCGGATGCCGATGAGGCGCTCGCCCACCTGCAGGGTCTGGGCGTCTCCGCCCGCGGGGTGCAGGAGCTGGACTGGGGGCGTTTCGTGTCGTTCGACGACCCGGACGGCAACTCCTGGACGCTGCAGCAGCTCCCCGACTATGGAGCGTAG
- a CDS encoding thiamine pyrophosphate-binding protein yields the protein MPTVSAHVALTLAQHIDAVFGVMGNGNAYFLDAIETQTDAVFTAVRHEQGAVVAADAHFRASGRIAAGTSTYGAGFTNTLTALAEAVQAHVPLVLVVGDEPTSGPRPWDVDQIALASAVGARTYTVGRADAAATTVIAIEHALTYRVPVVLAIPYDVAALEAGEVPEAPSPRIPAPLPPRGEFADAMLDEIAAALAGAERPFLLAGRGAWLSGASAALGELAAVTGALTASSALGRGVFPDTRYDLGVTGGFGADGAMELVRSADVVVVFGAALNQFTMRFGELFAPGTRVFQIDIAPAATHAHVGGFVRADARLAAEDLVARIGSAGSASPWRETVDVASARTYDAGDELAPDGRLDPRSAARRIAELLPEDRVVVSDGGHFIGWANMYWPVAAPDRMMMVGTAFQSIGQGWPSVVGAALARRESTVVLTSGDGGGLMAIADLESAVRAAGGRGMAVVWNDAAYGAEVNLYGLKGLAEGPMRIPEVDFAAFGAAVGAEGVVVRALSDLERLASWAEEDPATRPFLLLDLRISGDVIAPYQQEIIRVNS from the coding sequence ATGCCCACCGTGTCCGCGCACGTCGCCCTCACTCTCGCCCAGCACATCGACGCCGTGTTCGGGGTGATGGGCAACGGCAACGCCTACTTCCTCGATGCGATCGAGACGCAGACGGATGCCGTGTTCACCGCTGTCCGCCATGAACAGGGCGCCGTGGTCGCGGCCGACGCCCATTTCCGGGCGTCGGGTCGGATCGCCGCCGGCACGTCGACGTACGGCGCCGGTTTCACGAACACCCTGACCGCGCTCGCAGAAGCCGTGCAGGCGCACGTGCCGCTCGTGCTCGTCGTCGGAGACGAGCCCACGTCCGGTCCCCGCCCCTGGGACGTCGACCAGATCGCTCTCGCCTCCGCCGTGGGTGCCCGCACCTATACCGTGGGGCGTGCGGACGCCGCCGCCACCACCGTCATCGCGATCGAGCACGCCCTCACCTACCGGGTGCCCGTCGTCCTCGCGATCCCGTACGACGTCGCGGCGCTCGAGGCGGGCGAGGTCCCGGAGGCGCCGTCTCCGCGCATCCCCGCTCCGCTCCCCCCGCGCGGGGAGTTCGCCGACGCGATGCTCGACGAGATCGCCGCCGCGCTGGCAGGTGCCGAGCGGCCGTTCCTGCTCGCCGGTCGCGGCGCGTGGCTGTCCGGAGCGAGCGCCGCGCTGGGAGAACTTGCGGCCGTGACGGGCGCCCTCACCGCATCGTCGGCTCTCGGCCGCGGGGTGTTCCCCGACACGCGCTACGACCTCGGTGTGACCGGCGGCTTCGGTGCCGATGGCGCGATGGAGCTCGTGCGCTCTGCCGACGTCGTCGTCGTGTTCGGTGCCGCGCTGAACCAGTTCACGATGCGGTTCGGCGAACTGTTCGCTCCGGGCACGCGCGTCTTCCAGATCGACATCGCACCGGCTGCGACACACGCGCACGTCGGAGGCTTCGTGCGTGCCGACGCCCGGCTGGCCGCGGAGGACCTCGTCGCCAGGATCGGGTCGGCCGGATCGGCGAGCCCGTGGCGCGAGACGGTCGATGTCGCGTCCGCGCGCACGTACGATGCCGGCGACGAGCTCGCTCCGGACGGACGCCTCGACCCGCGCTCCGCCGCCCGCCGCATCGCCGAGCTGCTCCCGGAAGACCGCGTCGTGGTGTCCGACGGCGGACACTTCATCGGGTGGGCGAACATGTACTGGCCGGTCGCCGCTCCCGACCGCATGATGATGGTCGGCACCGCGTTCCAGTCGATCGGGCAGGGCTGGCCGAGCGTGGTCGGTGCGGCGTTGGCACGACGGGAATCGACCGTGGTGCTGACATCGGGCGACGGCGGTGGGCTCATGGCGATCGCGGATCTGGAATCCGCGGTGCGTGCTGCCGGCGGCCGCGGCATGGCCGTGGTCTGGAACGACGCCGCCTACGGTGCCGAGGTGAACCTCTACGGTCTCAAGGGGCTGGCGGAGGGCCCGATGCGCATTCCCGAGGTCGACTTCGCGGCATTCGGCGCTGCGGTCGGCGCCGAGGGCGTGGTGGTGCGCGCGCTTTCCGACCTCGAACGCCTCGCGAGCTGGGCGGAAGAGGACCCGGCGACGCGCCCCTTCCTGCTCCTCGATCTGCGCATCTCGGGCGACGTGATCGCGCCCTACCAGCAGGAGATCATCCGCGTGAACTCCTGA
- a CDS encoding ATP-dependent DNA ligase — MLLAELVSTTDRVGATSSRLAKIEALADLLTQAEPSEIAAVMGLLLAAPRQGKLGVGWRGIAALDITHTESPTLSVLDVDRALDSLAATSGSGSTSARSSILGELASRATAPEWDFLVRAMLGELRTGALSGVLLDAIARASDRAPATVRRAAMLSGDLGETARIALTGDVGDLDAVGLQVGRPVLPMLAATAPTPSAALEITGEASVEYKLDGARIQVHRHGDEVGVYTRSLADVTHRVPELVEIVRALPVTDVILDGETLSLDEDGGPRPFQETMSRFGADVSRELVLRPWFFDVLHVDGRDLIDEPLSVRLAELERVAGEWRMPGLVTDDADAAEQLSRDALAAGHEGVVVKAIDAPYAAGRRGKSWIKVKPVLTFDLVVLGAEWGSGRRRGWLSNLHLGARDPEGEFGDPGGFVMVGKTFKGLTDELLRWQTAEFPEHESHRTASTVFLRPELVVEIAIDGVQRSPRYPGGIALRFARVKGYRTDKTAVEADTIQTLRSLLHA, encoded by the coding sequence ATGCTGCTCGCAGAGCTCGTCTCCACCACCGACCGTGTCGGAGCCACGTCGTCCCGGCTCGCCAAGATCGAGGCCCTCGCCGACCTGCTCACGCAGGCAGAACCGAGCGAGATCGCCGCGGTCATGGGTCTTCTCCTCGCGGCTCCCCGCCAGGGCAAGCTCGGGGTCGGGTGGCGAGGCATCGCCGCCCTCGACATCACGCACACCGAGAGTCCGACGTTGTCCGTGCTCGACGTCGACCGGGCCCTGGACTCGCTGGCGGCGACGTCCGGTTCCGGCTCCACCTCCGCCCGGAGCAGCATCCTCGGCGAACTCGCCTCCCGCGCCACGGCCCCCGAATGGGACTTCCTCGTCCGGGCGATGCTCGGCGAGCTGCGCACCGGCGCTCTGTCCGGGGTGCTGCTCGACGCGATCGCCCGGGCCTCCGATCGAGCGCCGGCGACCGTCCGGCGCGCAGCCATGCTCTCCGGCGACCTCGGCGAGACCGCCCGCATCGCGCTCACGGGAGACGTGGGCGACCTCGACGCGGTCGGGCTACAGGTCGGTCGCCCGGTCCTCCCGATGCTGGCGGCCACCGCGCCGACTCCCTCCGCCGCGCTCGAGATCACCGGCGAGGCGTCGGTCGAGTACAAGCTCGATGGCGCCCGCATCCAGGTGCACCGTCATGGCGACGAGGTCGGCGTCTACACGCGGAGCCTCGCCGACGTCACCCACCGGGTGCCGGAGCTCGTCGAGATCGTGCGCGCGCTCCCCGTCACGGATGTCATCCTCGACGGGGAGACGCTCTCGCTCGACGAGGACGGAGGGCCGCGCCCGTTCCAGGAGACGATGTCGCGGTTCGGCGCCGATGTGTCCCGCGAACTCGTCCTGCGGCCGTGGTTCTTCGATGTGCTGCACGTGGATGGACGCGACCTGATCGACGAGCCGCTGTCCGTGCGGCTGGCCGAACTGGAACGCGTGGCCGGCGAATGGCGGATGCCCGGCCTCGTCACCGACGATGCCGATGCCGCCGAGCAGCTGTCGCGCGACGCCCTCGCCGCAGGCCACGAAGGCGTCGTGGTCAAGGCGATCGACGCGCCCTACGCGGCGGGCCGCCGAGGCAAGTCCTGGATCAAGGTCAAGCCGGTCCTGACGTTCGACCTCGTGGTGCTCGGTGCGGAATGGGGTTCCGGACGACGTCGCGGCTGGCTCTCGAACCTCCACCTCGGTGCCCGCGACCCCGAAGGGGAGTTCGGCGACCCCGGCGGGTTCGTCATGGTCGGCAAGACGTTCAAGGGGCTCACCGATGAACTGCTGAGGTGGCAGACCGCGGAGTTCCCCGAGCACGAGTCGCACCGCACCGCATCGACCGTGTTCCTGCGCCCCGAGCTCGTCGTGGAGATCGCGATCGACGGCGTGCAGCGCTCACCGCGATACCCGGGAGGCATCGCGCTGCGATTCGCTCGCGTGAAGGGATACCGCACCGACAAAACCGCAGTCGAGGCCGACACGATCCAGACGCTGCGTTCGCTGCTGCACGCGTGA
- a CDS encoding sensor histidine kinase, with protein sequence MTRHTNPESPETPGSAREAASFAAAGAAPAAWAASGARSATGKDPWARFGWLMAVIWLVFLVYPVIALLRSEAPVPWVVVGWAALVAFVVLYVTGFMHGMRGGGGLGRAPSRRQWITFVALIGCVVISIPAEGGSALSFLPFLMSFASYGLTRLWHWITTIAAVTVTALCVFLLPGGISYLSVLAIVALLGVVNTVSTWLILRSAEAERLGLELATSEGREAVARDVHDLIGHSLTVVGLKAQLVRRLMDSDPERAKAELADIERLTAEAIAGVRSTVAGARGTTLVEQLASSRDSFRAADIALQVEGEPSALSPVQAITASWILREATTNTLRHSRARTVRVRLLPGRLVVEDDGVGVGLVEGNGIRGMRERAAAAGASFVLGPVGDAGTRVEVTW encoded by the coding sequence ATGACGCGACACACGAACCCGGAGAGTCCAGAGACGCCAGGGTCCGCCCGCGAGGCCGCGTCGTTCGCGGCGGCGGGCGCGGCCCCGGCGGCATGGGCGGCTTCCGGAGCGCGCAGCGCTACGGGGAAGGACCCGTGGGCGCGGTTCGGCTGGCTGATGGCCGTGATCTGGCTCGTGTTCCTGGTCTATCCGGTGATCGCGCTGCTGCGCTCGGAAGCGCCGGTCCCGTGGGTCGTGGTGGGGTGGGCTGCACTGGTCGCGTTCGTCGTGCTGTACGTCACCGGTTTCATGCACGGGATGCGGGGCGGCGGCGGACTGGGTCGCGCACCCTCGCGGAGGCAGTGGATCACGTTCGTCGCACTGATCGGGTGCGTCGTGATCTCGATCCCGGCGGAGGGAGGATCGGCGCTCAGCTTCCTGCCGTTCCTCATGTCGTTCGCCTCCTACGGGCTGACGCGCCTGTGGCACTGGATCACGACGATCGCCGCGGTCACGGTGACGGCGTTGTGCGTCTTCCTGCTTCCTGGGGGGATCAGCTATCTGTCCGTGCTCGCGATCGTGGCGCTGCTCGGCGTGGTCAACACGGTGTCGACGTGGCTCATCCTGCGTTCGGCGGAGGCGGAGAGGCTCGGCCTCGAGCTGGCGACGAGCGAAGGGCGTGAAGCGGTGGCCCGCGACGTGCACGACCTGATCGGGCACTCGCTGACCGTCGTCGGGCTCAAGGCGCAGTTGGTGCGGCGGCTGATGGACTCCGATCCCGAGCGGGCCAAGGCCGAGCTGGCCGACATCGAACGGCTCACGGCGGAGGCGATCGCGGGCGTCCGCTCGACGGTGGCCGGCGCGCGGGGGACCACGCTCGTGGAGCAGCTCGCCTCTTCTCGCGACTCGTTCCGTGCGGCGGACATCGCTCTGCAGGTCGAGGGGGAGCCGAGCGCGCTGTCGCCGGTGCAGGCGATCACCGCGAGCTGGATCCTCCGCGAGGCGACCACGAACACGCTCCGGCATTCTCGTGCTCGAACGGTTCGGGTGAGGTTGCTCCCCGGACGCCTGGTGGTGGAGGACGACGGAGTGGGTGTCGGCCTGGTGGAAGGCAACGGCATCCGCGGTATGCGTGAACGCGCGGCGGCGGCCGGTGCGTCGTTCGTCCTGGGGCCCGTCGGCGACGCGGGCACACGCGTGGAGGTGACCTGGTGA